A part of Nitrososphaerales archaeon genomic DNA contains:
- a CDS encoding winged helix-turn-helix domain-containing protein: MRWGRRGGLDIFGSILACLAEDGPLKKTHVAYRARLDLRETNKYLDSLLKMGLIKKLDEDPSYYVIDEMGMEFLKLYNGILEISKRRGTS, encoded by the coding sequence ATGCGCTGGGGCAGAAGAGGCGGTCTGGATATCTTTGGATCTATATTGGCATGCCTAGCCGAAGATGGCCCATTGAAGAAAACTCACGTAGCTTACAGGGCCAGATTGGACCTGCGTGAGACGAACAAGTACTTGGATTCTCTTTTAAAGATGGGGCTAATAAAGAAACTTGACGAAGACCCGTCTTACTATGTGATAGATGAGATGGGTATGGAGTTCCTTAAACTGTACAATGGCATACTGGAAATCAGCAAGCGTCGCGGTACAAGCTAA
- a CDS encoding winged helix-turn-helix domain-containing protein translates to MIYRNRSRYRSKLTIMLKILSIARVPVRRSYILTRANLNSSRLASYLDTLIADGLIEPIESPFKGYLITSKGLELLAKYESITD, encoded by the coding sequence ATGATTTACAGAAATAGATCGCGATACAGGAGCAAGTTAACAATAATGTTAAAGATCCTCAGCATAGCTAGAGTTCCAGTAAGGAGGTCGTATATACTTACCAGGGCAAATCTTAATTCAAGCCGATTAGCCTCATATCTTGACACACTTATAGCGGATGGGCTCATTGAACCAATAGAATCTCCATTCAAGGGCTACCTGATAACGAGCAAAGGGTTAGAACTGCTCGCAAAGTATGAATCGATCACAGATTAG